A window of the Streptomyces albireticuli genome harbors these coding sequences:
- a CDS encoding mannose-1-phosphate guanyltransferase, which produces MKAVVMAGGEGTRLRPMTSSMPKPLLPVANRPIMEHVLRLLKRHGLTETVVTVQFLASLVKNYFGDGEELGMELTYANEEKPLGTAGSVKNAEEALKDDAFLVISGDALTDFDLTDLIRFHKEKGALVTVCLTRVPNPLEFGITIVDESGKVDRFLEKPTWGQVFSDTVNTGIYVMEPEVFDYVEADVPVDWSGDVFPQLMKEGKPVFGYVAEGYWEDVGTHESYGKAQADVLEGRVDVDIDGFEISPGVWVAEGAEVHPDAVLRGPLYIGDYAKVEAGAEIREHTVVGSNVVVKSGAFLHKAVVHDNVYVGQQCNLRGCVIGKNTDIMRAARIEDGAVIGDECLIGEESIIQGNVRVYPFKTVEAGAFVNTSVIWESRGQAHLFGARGVSGILNVEITPELAVRLAGAYATTLKKGSTVTTARDHSRGARALKRAVISALQASAIDVRDLENVPLPVARQQTARGSAGGIMIRTSPGVPDSVDIMFFDERGADLSQAGQRKLDRVYARQEYRRAFPGEIGDLSFPSSVYDSYTGSLLRSVDTSGVAEAGLKVVVDASNGSAGLVLPSLLGRLGVDAFTINPGLDEARPTETAETRRSGLVRLGEIVASARAAFGVRFDPVGERISLVDERGRIVEDDRALLVLLDLVAAERRSGKVALPVTTTRIAEQVAAYHGTQVEWTTTSPDDLTRVGRADTTIFGGDGRGGFIVPESSSVFDGTAAFVRLIGLVARTQLTLSQIDARIPRAHVLRRDLATPWAVKGLVMRHVVEAAGDRSVDTTDGVRVVEADGRWVMVLPDPAEAVTHLWAEGPDDASAQALLDEWSAVVDGAGR; this is translated from the coding sequence ATGAAGGCCGTCGTGATGGCCGGTGGTGAGGGCACGCGCCTTCGCCCCATGACCTCGAGCATGCCCAAGCCGCTCCTGCCGGTGGCCAACCGGCCGATCATGGAGCATGTGCTGCGACTGCTCAAGCGGCACGGACTCACCGAGACCGTCGTGACCGTGCAGTTCCTCGCCTCCCTCGTCAAGAACTACTTCGGTGACGGCGAGGAACTGGGCATGGAGCTCACCTACGCCAATGAGGAAAAGCCACTCGGCACGGCGGGCAGCGTCAAGAACGCCGAGGAGGCGCTCAAGGACGATGCCTTCCTGGTGATCTCCGGGGACGCCCTCACCGATTTCGACCTCACCGACCTGATCCGTTTCCACAAGGAGAAGGGCGCCCTCGTCACGGTCTGCCTGACACGGGTGCCCAACCCTCTGGAATTCGGCATCACGATCGTCGACGAGAGCGGCAAGGTCGACCGTTTCCTGGAGAAACCCACCTGGGGCCAGGTCTTCTCCGACACCGTGAACACCGGCATCTACGTCATGGAGCCGGAGGTCTTCGACTACGTCGAGGCCGATGTGCCCGTCGACTGGTCGGGCGATGTCTTCCCGCAGCTGATGAAGGAGGGCAAGCCCGTCTTCGGCTATGTCGCCGAGGGCTACTGGGAGGACGTCGGCACCCATGAGAGCTACGGCAAGGCCCAGGCCGACGTCCTCGAAGGAAGAGTCGACGTCGACATAGACGGTTTCGAGATCTCGCCCGGGGTCTGGGTCGCCGAAGGCGCGGAGGTCCACCCCGACGCCGTGCTGCGCGGCCCCCTCTACATCGGCGACTACGCCAAGGTCGAGGCCGGCGCCGAGATCCGCGAGCACACCGTCGTGGGCTCCAACGTCGTCGTCAAGAGCGGAGCCTTCCTCCACAAGGCCGTCGTCCACGACAACGTCTACGTCGGCCAGCAGTGCAATCTGCGCGGCTGTGTCATCGGCAAGAACACCGACATCATGCGCGCCGCCCGGATCGAGGACGGAGCCGTCATCGGGGACGAGTGCCTGATCGGTGAGGAATCGATTATTCAGGGCAACGTCCGCGTCTATCCCTTCAAGACCGTCGAGGCCGGCGCCTTCGTCAACACCTCGGTCATCTGGGAGTCCCGCGGCCAGGCGCACCTCTTCGGCGCCCGCGGCGTGTCCGGGATCCTCAATGTGGAGATCACCCCGGAGCTCGCGGTCCGGCTCGCCGGGGCGTACGCCACCACGCTCAAGAAGGGCTCGACGGTCACCACGGCCCGCGACCACTCCCGGGGCGCCCGGGCGCTCAAGCGGGCGGTGATCTCCGCGCTCCAGGCCAGCGCCATAGACGTCCGGGACCTGGAGAACGTCCCGCTGCCCGTCGCCCGTCAGCAGACCGCGCGGGGCAGCGCCGGCGGCATCATGATCCGTACCTCGCCCGGGGTGCCGGACTCCGTGGACATCATGTTCTTCGACGAGCGCGGCGCCGACCTCTCCCAGGCCGGCCAGCGCAAGCTCGACCGGGTCTACGCCCGCCAGGAGTACCGGCGCGCCTTCCCCGGCGAGATCGGCGACCTGTCCTTCCCCTCCAGCGTCTACGACTCCTACACCGGCTCCCTGCTGCGGTCCGTGGACACCAGCGGGGTCGCCGAGGCCGGGCTCAAGGTCGTGGTCGACGCGTCGAACGGCAGCGCCGGCCTCGTCCTGCCCAGCCTCCTCGGCCGGCTCGGCGTGGACGCCTTCACCATCAACCCCGGGCTCGACGAGGCACGTCCGACCGAGACCGCCGAGACCCGCCGGTCCGGTCTGGTCCGGCTCGGCGAGATCGTGGCGTCGGCACGGGCCGCCTTCGGGGTGCGGTTCGACCCGGTGGGCGAGCGGATCTCGCTCGTGGACGAGCGCGGGCGCATCGTCGAGGACGACCGGGCACTGCTCGTCCTCCTCGACCTGGTCGCCGCCGAGCGCCGCAGCGGGAAGGTGGCGCTGCCGGTGACCACGACCCGCATCGCCGAGCAGGTGGCCGCGTACCACGGCACCCAGGTGGAGTGGACGACGACCTCACCCGACGACCTCACCAGGGTCGGCCGCGCCGATACGACGATCTTCGGCGGGGACGGGCGCGGCGGGTTCATCGTGCCCGAGTCCAGCAGCGTCTTCGACGGCACCGCCGCCTTCGTACGGCTCATCGGGCTGGTGGCCCGTACGCAGCTCACGCTCAGCCAGATAGACGCCCGCATCCCCAGGGCCCATGTGCTGCGCCGGGACCTGGCGACGCCGTGGGCCGTCAAGGGGCTCGTCATGCGGCACGTCGTCGAGGCGGCCGGGGACCGCTCGGTGGACACCACCGACGGCGTCCGGGTGGTCGAGGCCGACGGCCGCTGGGTGATGGTCCTGCCCGACCCGGCCGAGGCCGTGACCCACCTGTGGGCGGAGGGGCCTGACGACGCCTCGGCGCAGGCGCTGCTCGACGAGTGGTCGGCGGTCGTGGACGGCGCCGGGCGCTGA
- a CDS encoding DUF881 domain-containing protein: protein MCGMSQQPPVRRTATPSPRPDASMSLLTNVMDHSLDEGYAEAAARRAAEGGQQLPTALRAKLGLAAALLLAAVVVTLGAAQARISAPTLAKERQQLIDRIQKESSDADALQKNVDTLRDAVGTKQRDVLEKHGGDKADLVALLAGATAVQGPGLKLVVDDAKQTKQSGAGGPRESSGFSDTGRVRDRDMQRIVNGLWQSGAEAIAVNGQRLTALSAIRAAGDAILVDNKPLPPPYTVLAVGDGERLVTAFQRSADGHYLRALQESFGVRTSISAQGEVRLPAAPSLIVRNAKPQGKGTS from the coding sequence ATGTGCGGCATGTCGCAGCAGCCCCCCGTTCGGAGGACGGCAACGCCGTCCCCGCGCCCCGATGCCTCGATGTCGCTGCTGACCAATGTGATGGACCACAGCCTCGACGAGGGCTACGCGGAGGCGGCCGCCCGGCGCGCCGCGGAGGGCGGGCAGCAGCTGCCCACCGCCCTGCGTGCCAAGTTGGGGCTCGCGGCCGCGCTGCTGCTCGCCGCGGTGGTGGTGACGCTGGGCGCGGCCCAGGCGCGGATATCGGCTCCGACACTGGCCAAGGAGCGCCAGCAGCTCATCGACCGCATCCAGAAGGAGTCCTCCGACGCGGACGCGCTCCAGAAGAACGTCGACACCCTCCGGGACGCGGTCGGCACCAAGCAGCGCGACGTGCTGGAGAAACACGGCGGGGACAAGGCCGACTTGGTGGCCCTGCTCGCCGGGGCCACCGCCGTGCAGGGGCCCGGCCTCAAGTTGGTCGTCGACGACGCCAAGCAGACCAAGCAGAGCGGTGCCGGCGGACCGCGCGAGAGCAGCGGCTTCTCCGACACGGGCCGGGTGCGCGACCGCGACATGCAACGGATCGTCAACGGCCTGTGGCAGTCGGGGGCGGAGGCGATCGCGGTGAACGGGCAGCGGCTGACGGCGCTGTCCGCGATCCGGGCCGCCGGTGACGCCATACTGGTCGACAACAAGCCACTGCCGCCGCCGTACACGGTGCTGGCGGTCGGGGACGGGGAGCGGCTTGTCACGGCCTTCCAGCGGAGCGCCGACGGGCACTACCTCCGCGCTCTCCAGGAGAGCTTCGGGGTCCGCACGAGCATCTCCGCCCAGGGCGAGGTCCGGCTGCCGGCCGCGCCGAGCCTGATCGTACGTAACGCAAAGCCGCAGGGGAAGGGCACATCGTGA
- a CDS encoding small basic family protein, with product MIAVLGLVVGVVVGLVVRPVVPTAVEPYLPIAVVAALDAVFGGLRAMLDGIFDDKVFVVSFLSNVVVAALIVFLGDKLGVGAQLSTGVVVVLGIRIFSNAAAIRRHVFRA from the coding sequence GTGATCGCCGTATTGGGCCTCGTCGTGGGAGTCGTGGTCGGACTTGTCGTCCGCCCCGTGGTGCCGACGGCGGTCGAGCCCTATCTGCCCATCGCCGTCGTGGCGGCACTCGACGCGGTGTTCGGCGGGCTCCGCGCGATGCTCGACGGGATCTTCGACGACAAGGTGTTCGTCGTCTCCTTCCTGTCCAACGTGGTGGTGGCCGCGCTGATCGTCTTCCTCGGCGACAAGCTCGGCGTCGGGGCGCAGCTGTCCACCGGCGTCGTGGTCGTCCTGGGCATCCGGATCTTCTCCAACGCGGCCGCCATCCGGCGGCACGTCTTCCGGGCGTGA
- a CDS encoding DUF881 domain-containing protein — protein sequence MEKPEKAGEPGKAGGSGKPGEPKEPREPEPSAGAVPPGPGGEAETEAESEPKPEPAVAAGPVAGPRAEEDSGPLPGAAAGIPPSPPEAAPLTGRQRLVNGLWPPRVTRAQLTVAVLLCVLGLGLAIQVRSTNDSSALRGARQEDLVRILDELDNRTKRLEDEKRRLEGQRTELESSSNQAAEARKQTAQKEQQLGVLAGTVAAEGPGIELTVSDPKGAVEADKLLDALQELRAAGAEAIQINDVRIAADTYFSGVAGKVEIDGKKVSQPYRFKVIGKPQDLEPALNIPGGVVQTLEKERAGITVQRSEKIIVDALRPAKRPDYARSSSQ from the coding sequence CTGGAGAAGCCCGAGAAGGCCGGGGAGCCGGGGAAGGCCGGAGGCTCGGGGAAGCCCGGGGAGCCGAAGGAGCCCCGCGAGCCGGAGCCGTCGGCCGGTGCCGTTCCGCCGGGGCCCGGCGGGGAAGCGGAAACGGAAGCGGAATCAGAGCCCAAACCCGAGCCGGCGGTCGCGGCCGGCCCGGTGGCCGGCCCCCGGGCCGAGGAGGACTCCGGGCCGCTGCCGGGAGCCGCCGCCGGGATCCCGCCGTCGCCCCCGGAAGCCGCGCCGCTGACCGGCCGTCAGCGCCTGGTGAACGGCCTGTGGCCGCCCCGGGTGACCCGGGCCCAGCTGACCGTCGCCGTGCTGCTCTGCGTGCTCGGCCTCGGCCTGGCCATCCAGGTCCGTTCGACCAACGACAGCAGCGCGCTGCGCGGTGCCCGCCAGGAGGACCTCGTCCGGATCCTGGACGAGCTGGACAACCGCACCAAGCGGCTGGAGGACGAGAAGCGGCGTCTGGAGGGGCAGCGCACCGAGCTGGAGAGCAGCTCCAACCAGGCCGCGGAGGCCCGTAAGCAGACCGCGCAGAAGGAACAGCAGCTCGGGGTCCTCGCGGGTACCGTGGCGGCGGAGGGGCCCGGCATCGAGCTCACGGTGAGCGATCCCAAGGGGGCGGTCGAGGCGGACAAACTGCTCGACGCCCTCCAGGAGCTGCGCGCCGCGGGCGCGGAGGCGATCCAGATCAACGACGTACGGATCGCCGCCGACACCTATTTCTCGGGCGTGGCGGGGAAGGTGGAGATCGATGGCAAAAAGGTCTCCCAGCCCTACCGGTTCAAGGTGATCGGCAAGCCGCAGGACCTGGAGCCGGCCCTGAACATCCCCGGAGGAGTGGTGCAGACTCTGGAGAAGGAACGGGCGGGCATCACGGTCCAGCGGTCTGAGAAGATCATTGTCGATGCCTTGCGCCCGGCGAAGCGGCCTGACTACGCTCGGTCGTCATCGCAGTGA
- a CDS encoding FHA domain-containing protein: MDVQVGRCVHRGFVLPHGRVCFGQGESPVKLFAKLFGKSARQEGGSSARHRASRPAEGGEGTQEGRPLFRDQVGGSGDVQHGHGGSAVDPAAGGPIGFGAPATSSAGGGYALPVCTRCGHRNAEASRFCSNCGAPLRPGAVAERASETTSTISISGLEAYDSEATGQTPIPTLSPEAQAAVDALPLGSALLVVRRGPNSGSRFLLDGDLTTAGRHPQSDIFLDDVTVSRRHVEFRRGQDGGFTVADVGSLNGTYVNRERIDSVALQNGDEVQIGKYRLVFYGSQRGI; this comes from the coding sequence ATGGATGTCCAGGTCGGACGGTGTGTGCATCGAGGGTTTGTCCTGCCCCACGGGCGGGTCTGTTTCGGTCAAGGGGAATCGCCCGTGAAGTTGTTTGCGAAGTTGTTCGGCAAGAGCGCACGCCAGGAGGGTGGCAGCTCCGCTCGCCACCGGGCGTCGCGCCCCGCGGAAGGCGGGGAAGGCACCCAGGAAGGGCGCCCGCTGTTCCGGGACCAGGTGGGTGGGTCCGGCGATGTCCAGCACGGACACGGCGGGTCCGCTGTTGACCCCGCCGCAGGTGGGCCCATAGGTTTCGGAGCACCAGCGACCTCAAGCGCGGGTGGAGGGTATGCCTTGCCGGTATGTACGAGGTGCGGCCACCGGAACGCCGAGGCCAGCAGGTTCTGCTCCAATTGCGGCGCGCCGCTGCGGCCGGGTGCCGTCGCCGAGCGCGCCTCGGAGACCACGTCGACGATCTCCATCTCCGGCCTTGAGGCCTATGACTCGGAGGCCACCGGCCAGACGCCGATCCCGACGCTCTCGCCCGAGGCACAGGCGGCGGTCGACGCCCTTCCGCTGGGCTCCGCCCTCCTGGTGGTGCGCCGCGGTCCGAACTCGGGCAGCCGCTTCCTGCTGGACGGCGACCTGACCACGGCGGGCCGGCACCCGCAGAGCGACATCTTCCTCGACGACGTGACCGTCTCCCGGCGCCACGTGGAGTTCCGCAGAGGCCAGGACGGCGGCTTCACCGTCGCCGACGTCGGCAGCCTCAACGGCACCTACGTCAACCGTGAGCGCATCGACTCGGTCGCCCTCCAGAACGGCGACGAGGTCCAGATCGGCAAGTACCGTCTGGTCTTCTACGGCAGCCAGCGAGGCATCTGA
- a CDS encoding MerR family transcriptional regulator — MLRTPSGGAGSSGAAGPDGRLVSIGTVLNLLRDEFPEVTISKIRFLEAEGLVEPQRTPSGYRKFSEADVERLGYVLRMQRDHYLPLKVIREHLDALARGEQAQLPAPGKPRDALGALEAGAEGAAGLEDPARAGSGRPTAARIGRAELLSATGVTESELVEWESYGLIAAHPDGGFHADSVAVAKLVADLGRFGLEPRHLRAMRAAADRQADLVEQLVAPLRRHRNPQTRAHAEATARELAALSVRLHAALVQAALRAGSH, encoded by the coding sequence ATGCTTCGAACACCGTCGGGCGGTGCCGGATCCTCCGGCGCCGCCGGCCCGGACGGGCGGCTGGTGAGCATCGGCACGGTGCTCAATCTGCTGCGTGACGAGTTCCCCGAGGTCACCATCTCCAAGATCCGCTTCCTGGAGGCGGAGGGCCTGGTGGAGCCGCAGCGCACCCCGTCCGGCTATCGCAAGTTCAGCGAGGCGGACGTGGAGCGGCTCGGTTACGTCCTGCGGATGCAGCGGGACCACTATCTGCCGCTGAAGGTCATCAGGGAGCACCTCGACGCCCTCGCCAGGGGGGAGCAGGCCCAGCTCCCCGCCCCCGGCAAGCCCCGGGACGCCCTGGGCGCCCTGGAGGCCGGGGCCGAGGGCGCGGCCGGCCTGGAGGACCCGGCGCGGGCGGGCTCGGGGCGCCCCACGGCGGCCCGGATCGGCCGCGCGGAGCTGCTGAGCGCCACCGGGGTCACGGAGAGTGAGCTGGTGGAGTGGGAGTCGTACGGCCTGATCGCCGCCCACCCGGACGGCGGATTCCACGCCGACTCCGTCGCGGTGGCCAAGCTCGTCGCCGACCTGGGCCGTTTCGGCCTGGAGCCCCGTCACCTGCGCGCCATGCGGGCCGCCGCCGACCGCCAGGCCGATCTTGTCGAACAACTGGTCGCACCGCTGCGCAGGCACCGCAATCCCCAGACCAGGGCGCATGCGGAGGCCACCGCGCGCGAGCTCGCGGCGCTGTCCGTGAGGCTCCACGCGGCGCTTGTGCAGGCCGCTCTGCGCGCGGGTTCGCACTGA
- a CDS encoding bifunctional nuclease family protein, with protein sequence MNELDVVGVRVEMPSNQPIVLLREVGGDRYLPIWIGPGEATAIAFAQQGMAPARPLTHDLFKDVLEAVGQQLTEVRITDLREGVFYAELVFASGVEVSARPSDAIALALRTGTPIYGSDGVLDDAGIAIPDEQEDEVEKFREFLDQISPEDFGTNSQ encoded by the coding sequence GTGAACGAGCTCGATGTCGTGGGTGTCCGGGTGGAAATGCCCTCCAACCAGCCGATCGTGCTCCTGCGTGAAGTGGGAGGCGACCGTTACCTCCCGATCTGGATCGGACCGGGAGAGGCTACGGCCATCGCCTTCGCCCAGCAGGGCATGGCGCCGGCCCGTCCGCTGACCCATGACCTGTTCAAGGACGTGCTGGAAGCGGTCGGGCAGCAGCTCACCGAGGTCCGCATCACGGACCTGCGGGAGGGCGTGTTCTACGCGGAGCTCGTCTTCGCCAGCGGGGTGGAGGTCAGCGCCAGGCCGTCCGACGCCATAGCGCTGGCGCTGCGCACCGGTACGCCGATCTACGGCAGCGACGGTGTGCTGGACGACGCCGGGATCGCGATCCCGGACGAGCAGGAGGACGAGGTCGAGAAGTTCCGTGAATTCCTCGACCAGATCTCGCCGGAGGACTTCGGCACCAACAGCCAGTGA
- a CDS encoding MerR family transcriptional regulator, whose amino-acid sequence MGDGTAVGSPFPLYGGAVEQPSRHVIPAAADAPQGPETDKIGYRGPTACAAAGITYRQLDYWARTGLVEPSVRPAYGSGSQRLYSFRDVVVLKIVKRLLDTGVSLQNIRTAVQHLRSRGMEDLPQMTLMSDGATVYECTSPDEVVDLLQGGQGVFGIAVGVVWRDVEAVLSQLHGERVDTGETLVGHNPADELARRRNRAG is encoded by the coding sequence ATGGGCGACGGTACGGCGGTCGGCAGTCCGTTTCCGCTGTACGGGGGGGCGGTCGAACAGCCCTCCCGTCATGTCATCCCGGCAGCGGCCGACGCACCGCAGGGGCCGGAGACCGACAAGATCGGATATCGCGGGCCGACGGCCTGCGCGGCGGCGGGGATCACCTACCGCCAGCTGGACTACTGGGCACGTACGGGCCTGGTCGAGCCGAGTGTCCGGCCGGCCTACGGCTCGGGCAGCCAGCGGCTCTACAGCTTCCGGGACGTCGTCGTCCTGAAGATCGTGAAGCGGCTGCTGGACACCGGTGTCTCGCTCCAGAACATCCGCACGGCCGTCCAGCATCTGCGCTCGCGCGGCATGGAGGACCTGCCGCAGATGACGCTGATGAGCGACGGCGCGACGGTCTACGAGTGCACGTCCCCGGACGAGGTCGTCGACCTCCTCCAGGGCGGGCAGGGGGTTTTCGGCATCGCCGTGGGCGTCGTATGGCGGGACGTCGAGGCGGTGCTCTCCCAGCTGCACGGCGAGCGCGTGGACACCGGCGAGACCCTCGTCGGCCACAACCCCGCGGACGAGCTGGCCAGGCGGCGCAACCGGGCGGGCTGA
- a CDS encoding DNA polymerase IV, whose amino-acid sequence MRAAPTILHLDMDAFYASAEQAAKPSLRGKPVVVGGIGPRGVVATASYEARVFGVRSAMATAQARRLCPNAAYLTPRFPVYRQVSEVVMGLLGALSPLVEPLSLDEAFVDLEAGGVEPSSAAVRAVGERLRRDILAATGLTGSVGLAGSKMLAKIASEQAKPDGLVLIEPGTERELLGPMSVRAVPGVGPATAEALRRSGITTVAETAEAGEAELVRLLGKAHGTGLFALATGHDDRPVVAERDAKSVSVEDTFEEDVTDRTRVQLELARLADRCVQRLRSAGRSGRTVVIKVRRYDFSTLTRSETLRGPTDDPGVVREAAARLLDGVDTTAGVRLLGVGVTGLADYTQEDLFAQAASEAAAAVAELPPPEGADRPAGEAAPEAGGEGAAAPERPRRWLPGLDVRHSEYGAGWIQGSGVGRVTVRFEQPWSEPGRVRTFAVDDPALEPAEPLPLIRAEAAAGAEDPVTAEGPAREEALPGAEGSSRAEAPPGVEALTSGAGGALGVDGLAGAGDMSEPGAEESSRAEALPGADGPSGAGDASGAEGSSRAEAPPGVEALTSGEGGALGVDGLAGAGDMSEPGAEESSRAEALPGADGPSGAGDASGAEGSSRAEAPPGVEALTSGEGGALGVDGLAGAGDMSEPGAEESSRAEALPGADGPSGTGDASGAEGSPRAEASPGVAAVRGAGAFPGVDGPAGAGDVPEPGPEESCRVEAPPGVDGLPAAGGIPGTGDAPGVADSLGTDGPLGLGAAPGTGALPGPQGASGGEAPPGQGNAPGGAADQPPAPLTVPSPSSEGAPAGGGASGVGRVSP is encoded by the coding sequence GTGAGAGCCGCACCGACGATTCTGCACCTGGACATGGACGCCTTCTACGCCTCGGCGGAGCAGGCGGCCAAGCCCAGCCTGCGCGGGAAGCCCGTGGTCGTCGGCGGCATCGGCCCGCGCGGCGTCGTGGCGACCGCGTCCTACGAGGCGCGGGTCTTCGGCGTCCGCTCCGCGATGGCCACGGCCCAGGCCCGCAGGCTCTGCCCCAACGCCGCCTATCTGACCCCGCGCTTCCCCGTCTACCGACAGGTCAGCGAGGTGGTCATGGGGCTGCTCGGCGCGCTGTCGCCGCTGGTGGAGCCGCTCAGCCTCGACGAGGCGTTCGTCGACCTCGAAGCGGGCGGCGTCGAGCCCTCGTCGGCCGCAGTCCGGGCCGTGGGGGAGCGGCTGCGGCGCGACATCCTGGCGGCCACGGGCCTCACCGGCTCGGTGGGCCTCGCCGGGTCCAAGATGCTCGCCAAGATCGCCTCCGAGCAGGCCAAGCCGGACGGGCTCGTCCTCATCGAGCCCGGCACCGAGCGGGAGCTGCTGGGCCCCATGTCGGTGCGCGCCGTCCCGGGCGTGGGCCCGGCCACCGCCGAGGCGCTGCGCCGGTCCGGGATCACCACCGTCGCCGAGACCGCCGAGGCGGGTGAGGCGGAGCTGGTGCGGCTGCTGGGCAAGGCCCACGGCACGGGGCTGTTCGCCCTGGCCACCGGGCACGACGACCGCCCCGTCGTCGCCGAGCGGGACGCCAAGTCGGTGTCGGTGGAGGACACCTTCGAGGAGGACGTGACCGACCGGACCCGGGTCCAGCTGGAGCTCGCCCGGCTCGCCGACCGGTGCGTGCAGCGGCTGCGCTCCGCGGGCCGGTCCGGCCGTACCGTGGTGATCAAGGTGCGGCGCTACGACTTCTCGACCCTGACGCGCTCGGAGACGCTGCGCGGGCCGACCGACGACCCCGGAGTGGTGCGGGAGGCGGCCGCGCGGCTGCTGGACGGGGTGGACACCACGGCGGGCGTGCGGCTGCTGGGCGTGGGCGTCACGGGCCTCGCCGACTACACCCAGGAGGACCTCTTCGCCCAGGCGGCGAGCGAGGCGGCCGCGGCGGTGGCGGAGCTCCCGCCCCCCGAGGGCGCAGACCGGCCGGCGGGCGAGGCGGCGCCCGAGGCGGGCGGCGAGGGCGCGGCGGCCCCGGAGCGGCCCCGGCGCTGGCTGCCCGGGCTGGACGTGCGCCACAGCGAGTACGGCGCCGGCTGGATCCAGGGCAGCGGCGTCGGCCGGGTCACGGTGCGCTTCGAACAGCCCTGGTCGGAGCCCGGCCGGGTGCGGACCTTCGCCGTCGACGACCCCGCGCTGGAGCCGGCTGAGCCGCTTCCGCTGATCAGGGCGGAAGCCGCGGCCGGGGCGGAGGATCCGGTCACGGCGGAAGGCCCCGCGAGAGAGGAAGCTCTTCCCGGCGCGGAGGGCTCTTCCCGTGCGGAAGCTCCTCCTGGGGTGGAGGCCCTTACCAGTGGTGCGGGTGGCGCTCTCGGCGTGGATGGCCTGGCAGGTGCGGGGGACATGTCGGAGCCGGGCGCGGAGGAGTCTTCCCGTGCGGAAGCTCTTCCCGGCGCGGACGGCCCTTCCGGCGCGGGAGATGCTTCGGGCGCGGAGGGCTCTTCCCGTGCGGAAGCTCCTCCTGGGGTGGAGGCCCTTACCAGTGGTGAGGGTGGCGCTCTCGGCGTGGATGGCCTGGCAGGTGCGGGGGACATGTCGGAGCCGGGCGCGGAGGAGTCTTCCCGTGCGGAAGCTCTTCCCGGCGCGGACGGCCCTTCCGGCGCGGGAGATGCTTCGGGCGCGGAGGGCTCTTCCCGTGCGGAAGCTCCTCCTGGGGTGGAGGCCCTTACCAGTGGTGAGGGTGGCGCTCTCGGCGTGGATGGCCTGGCAGGTGCGGGGGACATGTCGGAGCCGGGCGCGGAGGAGTCTTCCCGTGCGGAAGCTCTTCCCGGCGCGGACGGCCCTTCCGGCACGGGAGATGCTTCGGGCGCGGAGGGCTCTCCCCGTGCGGAAGCTTCTCCTGGGGTGGCAGCCGTTCGCGGTGCGGGTGCCTTTCCCGGTGTGGACGGCCCGGCAGGTGCGGGGGACGTGCCGGAGCCGGGCCCGGAGGAGTCTTGCCGCGTGGAAGCTCCTCCCGGCGTGGACGGCCTTCCTGCTGCGGGAGGCATCCCGGGCACGGGTGACGCTCCCGGCGTGGCTGATTCTCTCGGCACGGACGGCCCTCTCGGCCTGGGAGCCGCTCCCGGCACAGGAGCTCTCCCCGGCCCGCAAGGCGCCTCCGGCGGCGAAGCCCCTCCTGGCCAGGGGAACGCCCCCGGCGGAGCGGCGGATCAGCCGCCCGCGCCGTTGACCGTGCCCAGTCCCTCGTCGGAGGGGGCGCCGGCCGGGGGCGGGGCGTCCGGGGTGGGGAGGGTGAGCCCGTAG
- a CDS encoding PRC-barrel domain-containing protein, whose amino-acid sequence MQSDIDPRSLIGRKAFDRDGAKIGTVDEVYLDDATGEPEWAAVRTGLFGRDAFVPLEPSEVVDDTLRIPYERSLIKDAPDFGVGRHLSPEQELQLYHHYGLTLPTPDAPPPAGAPSDEGLGTVNGAGG is encoded by the coding sequence GTGCAGAGCGATATCGATCCGCGGAGCCTGATCGGCCGCAAGGCCTTCGACCGCGACGGCGCGAAGATCGGCACCGTGGACGAGGTGTATCTGGACGACGCGACCGGAGAGCCGGAGTGGGCGGCGGTCCGCACGGGGCTGTTCGGCCGGGACGCCTTCGTACCGCTGGAGCCGAGCGAGGTCGTGGACGACACCCTGCGGATCCCCTACGAGCGATCCCTGATCAAGGACGCACCGGACTTCGGCGTCGGCCGCCACCTCTCCCCGGAGCAGGAACTCCAGCTCTACCACCACTACGGGCTCACCCTCCCCACCCCGGACGCCCCGCCCCCGGCCGGCGCCCCCTCCGACGAGGGACTGGGCACGGTCAACGGCGCGGGCGGCTGA